Proteins from one Acidaminococcales bacterium genomic window:
- a CDS encoding TRAP transporter large permease subunit yields MILMPLALMLFLLMIGLPVAFSMGITGIIGIWMIGGLDSVFGILGTSPFRSAAHYTLTTVPLFILMAGFITNANITRDVFQIAYKWFGHLPGGVAIATVFANAGFGAMCGSSTASAAAMSSVVVPEMQRLKYKDDIIAGSVAVAGTLAVLIPPSVPMIIYGTATETSVGKLLIAGIVPGIIATLIMALNIVVWVKLKPGISPQIPPFPWSERFGSLITIFPMIILFALVIGSIYSGFATPTESAAIGALGALIISLGMGRLSKDGIFKAIVSTLSSTGTIFILIICATVFGYYLTMSQIPQGVVQMISSLAINR; encoded by the coding sequence ATGATTTTGATGCCTTTGGCTTTGATGCTCTTTTTGCTGATGATCGGCCTGCCTGTCGCTTTTTCCATGGGAATAACCGGCATTATCGGTATATGGATGATCGGCGGCTTAGACAGCGTTTTCGGCATTTTGGGCACTTCGCCCTTTAGGAGCGCGGCGCACTATACGCTTACCACCGTGCCGCTTTTTATCCTGATGGCCGGGTTTATAACCAATGCCAACATAACTAGGGACGTTTTCCAGATTGCGTATAAATGGTTCGGGCACTTGCCGGGCGGGGTCGCTATTGCCACCGTATTCGCCAACGCCGGTTTCGGCGCCATGTGCGGCTCCAGTACGGCTTCGGCGGCGGCCATGTCGTCGGTCGTCGTGCCGGAAATGCAGCGGCTCAAATATAAAGACGACATCATCGCCGGTTCGGTGGCGGTAGCCGGGACGCTGGCCGTGCTCATCCCGCCCAGCGTGCCCATGATCATCTACGGCACGGCGACCGAAACCTCCGTCGGCAAACTGTTGATCGCCGGAATTGTCCCCGGCATTATCGCTACGCTGATTATGGCTTTAAACATCGTAGTTTGGGTAAAATTAAAGCCCGGCATTTCCCCGCAAATACCGCCTTTTCCCTGGTCGGAGCGCTTTGGGAGCCTAATAACAATCTTCCCGATGATTATTTTGTTTGCGCTGGTCATCGGCTCAATTTATTCGGGGTTTGCCACGCCAACGGAAAGCGCCGCCATCGGCGCGCTCGGGGCGCTGATTATCAGCCTAGGCATGGGGAGGTTGTCCAAAGACGGCATCTTCAAGGCGATCGTTTCCACCCTCAGTTCAACCGGGACGATTTTCATCTTGATAATCTGCGCCACCGTCTTTGGCTATTATCTGACCATGAGCCAGATACCGCAGGGCGTAGTGCAGATGATTTCCAGCCTGGCAATCAACCGCT
- a CDS encoding TRAP transporter small permease, with amino-acid sequence MPQIKKKKNIIDLLETACLATAGAALVILMLLTAADTILRYFFRAPLTGVVEISEEYLMVAIIYLPLSFVYTHGGHIKVELLERFFPDSLKAKFVIFNNVVGLILFLLITYCSVPVVYDALVFKEHSAAALAYPMAPAYMMVTIGAALVSIRTIQILGGWLKLDH; translated from the coding sequence ATGCCACAGATTAAAAAAAAGAAAAACATTATCGACCTTCTGGAGACCGCCTGTCTGGCAACCGCCGGCGCCGCGCTCGTCATACTGATGCTTTTGACGGCGGCGGACACGATATTGCGTTATTTTTTCCGCGCCCCGCTTACCGGCGTGGTGGAAATCAGCGAAGAATACCTGATGGTGGCGATTATCTACCTGCCGCTGAGCTTTGTCTACACTCACGGCGGGCATATCAAGGTAGAGCTTTTGGAGCGCTTTTTCCCGGATAGCCTCAAGGCGAAATTTGTAATATTCAACAACGTGGTGGGGCTGATACTCTTTTTGCTCATTACTTACTGTTCGGTGCCGGTCGTCTATGACGCCTTAGTTTTTAAGGAACACAGCGCCGCCGCGCTGGCCTATCCCATGGCGCCCGCCTACATGATGGTAACCATTGGGGCGGCGCTGGTAAGCATAAGGACAATTCAAATACTCGGCGGTTGGCTGAAACTGGACCACTAA
- the dctP gene encoding TRAP transporter substrate-binding protein DctP, which translates to MTARGIMALLLGAVFLVSGCGGGQKGAAPAKEDGKVYKVKVADAFPATHFFTVNGLNKYMKMVEERSNGRIKFEHYPGGQLGKQVDMIELVKNGVADMAVVGPSYVSGKVPLSNVFDLPGIYSNSRVGAEAFWHLSQGILYDEEFKKHKIRPVYNMAYNPNDLFYNTPSGKFIINPADVKGMRFRVPGVSAEMGMSNMGGAPVSREPQEMYEAVLRGTVDGCVLAFEALDQYKMQEVIKLATKGVNMNGWIATYCVNERFFAALPPDLQKLMLDCGLEATINLGDYVTKVGEEYQAQYEKGGMKVYTLNAAEQKAFRDATNPVVLDWVKTQSAKGLPAQKVLDATRAKVAEVEKSLKSKK; encoded by the coding sequence ATGACAGCAAGAGGTATTATGGCGTTGCTGCTCGGGGCGGTGTTTTTGGTAAGCGGCTGCGGCGGCGGACAAAAAGGCGCCGCTCCGGCGAAAGAGGACGGCAAGGTGTATAAAGTGAAGGTTGCGGACGCTTTTCCCGCCACGCACTTTTTCACGGTCAACGGCCTTAACAAGTACATGAAAATGGTGGAAGAACGTTCCAACGGCCGGATTAAGTTTGAGCATTACCCCGGCGGGCAGCTCGGCAAACAGGTGGACATGATTGAATTGGTCAAAAACGGCGTGGCCGATATGGCGGTGGTGGGGCCGTCTTATGTGAGCGGCAAGGTGCCTTTGAGCAATGTTTTCGACTTGCCGGGCATTTATTCCAATTCCCGGGTGGGTGCCGAGGCCTTTTGGCACTTGAGCCAGGGCATACTTTATGACGAGGAGTTTAAAAAACACAAAATTCGCCCTGTCTACAACATGGCTTACAATCCGAACGACCTTTTTTACAATACGCCTTCCGGCAAGTTCATCATCAACCCGGCGGACGTAAAAGGCATGAGATTCAGGGTGCCGGGCGTTTCGGCGGAAATGGGCATGTCAAACATGGGCGGCGCGCCGGTCAGCAGAGAGCCGCAGGAGATGTATGAGGCTGTTTTGCGCGGGACGGTTGACGGCTGCGTATTAGCCTTTGAAGCTCTCGATCAATACAAAATGCAGGAAGTCATCAAACTTGCCACCAAAGGCGTCAACATGAACGGCTGGATCGCGACCTATTGCGTAAACGAGCGCTTTTTTGCTGCCCTGCCGCCGGATTTGCAAAAACTCATGCTTGACTGCGGTTTGGAAGCGACAATCAATCTTGGCGATTATGTAACCAAAGTGGGCGAAGAATATCAGGCGCAATACGAAAAGGGCGGCATGAAGGTCTACACGCTTAACGCCGCGGAGCAAAAAGCGTTCCGCGACGCCACCAACCCGGTTGTGCTGGACTGGGTAAAGACGCAGTCCGCCAAGGGGCTGCCGGCGCAGAAAGTGCTGGACGCGACGAGGGCCAAGGTAGCCGAAGTGGAAAAATCGCTTAAAAGCAAAAAATAG
- a CDS encoding CoA transferase → MGRDNAEKGALSGVRILDLTRVLAGPFCTMLLADMGAEVIKIEEPGKGDDTRAYPPFINNFSAYFGNMNRNKKSITLDLKKPEAVTLFKEMTKKSDVVVENYKPGTMKKLGIGYEALKEINPGLIFASISGFGQYGPYNARPGYDIIGQAMGGLMSVSGWPDSPPTRTGTAMGDILGGLNCCIGILAALRSREVTGRGQSVDVALVDSVVSAMETIIQIYFVEGRVPGRIGNRYEFIAPYDTFKAKDGWVVIAVGNNAVWERFCQVIGREDLKAHPDFSANPVRVQNHEKLAQMVTLWTKERNVDDIVDVLLKNSIPAAPINDVPRIVGDPHIAGAREMFVDINTPNGDNMKAVACPIKFSETKARVLTPPPKLGEHSDLILSELLGLGRDVIAALKSKGALG, encoded by the coding sequence ATGGGGCGGGATAATGCGGAAAAAGGGGCTTTATCGGGAGTCAGGATACTTGATCTGACCAGAGTGCTGGCAGGTCCGTTTTGCACAATGCTGCTTGCCGATATGGGCGCCGAGGTAATAAAGATAGAAGAACCGGGCAAAGGCGACGATACGCGCGCCTATCCGCCCTTTATCAATAATTTCAGCGCCTATTTCGGCAATATGAACAGGAACAAAAAAAGCATAACGCTTGATTTGAAAAAGCCGGAAGCGGTAACGCTCTTTAAAGAAATGACGAAAAAGTCGGATGTAGTGGTGGAAAATTACAAACCCGGCACCATGAAAAAGCTGGGCATCGGTTATGAGGCATTAAAGGAAATCAATCCGGGGCTAATCTTCGCGTCCATATCCGGGTTCGGGCAATACGGGCCGTACAACGCCCGGCCGGGGTATGACATCATCGGCCAGGCGATGGGCGGCTTGATGAGCGTCTCCGGCTGGCCGGACTCGCCGCCTACCCGCACCGGCACGGCTATGGGCGATATTTTAGGCGGGCTCAATTGCTGCATCGGCATACTGGCCGCGCTGCGAAGCCGGGAAGTTACCGGGCGCGGACAGAGCGTTGACGTGGCGTTGGTCGATTCGGTGGTCAGCGCGATGGAAACAATTATTCAGATATATTTTGTGGAAGGGCGCGTCCCCGGGCGGATCGGCAATCGGTACGAATTTATCGCCCCTTATGATACTTTTAAGGCCAAAGACGGCTGGGTGGTCATAGCGGTGGGCAACAACGCGGTTTGGGAAAGGTTCTGCCAGGTCATCGGCCGGGAGGATTTAAAAGCGCATCCTGATTTCAGCGCCAATCCCGTCCGCGTGCAAAACCATGAAAAACTGGCGCAAATGGTAACTCTCTGGACAAAAGAGAGAAATGTTGACGACATCGTCGATGTATTGCTGAAAAACAGCATACCGGCCGCGCCGATAAACGACGTGCCGCGAATTGTCGGCGACCCGCATATCGCCGGGGCGCGGGAGATGTTCGTAGATATAAATACTCCGAACGGCGACAATATGAAGGCGGTGGCCTGCCCGATAAAATTTTCCGAGACTAAGGCGCGGGTGCTGACCCCCCCGCCTAAGCTGGGAGAACATTCGGATTTGATTTTGTCCGAACTTTTGGGCTTAGGCCGCGACGTCATTGCCGCGTTAAAGAGCAAGGGCGCGCTGGGCTGA
- a CDS encoding DUF126 domain-containing protein: MEKIILKGRPVVGGLTEGEALVSRDALVWSHGVYPPTGRINDVRVKLNGACVKDVVLVYPFGKGSTSTSTWMLETFRYGNGPKAILNVETEGLIAIGSILADTLYGIKCPIVDRLEKNPLEVIASGDMVRVDGDAGIVEITKK, encoded by the coding sequence ATGGAAAAAATTATTTTGAAAGGGCGTCCGGTGGTCGGCGGCCTGACCGAAGGCGAAGCCCTGGTCAGCCGGGACGCGTTGGTATGGTCGCACGGGGTGTATCCGCCGACCGGCAGGATAAACGACGTGCGGGTAAAGTTAAACGGCGCTTGCGTCAAGGACGTGGTATTGGTCTATCCTTTCGGCAAAGGTTCCACCAGCACATCTACTTGGATGCTGGAGACTTTCCGCTATGGCAACGGGCCGAAAGCCATCTTGAACGTGGAAACCGAGGGGCTTATCGCCATCGGCTCTATTTTGGCCGATACTCTGTACGGCATAAAATGCCCGATTGTGGACCGGCTGGAGAAAAACCCGTTAGAGGTCATTGCCAGCGGCGATATGGTACGGGTGGACGGCGATGCCGGGATTGTCGAAATAACAAAAAAATGA
- a CDS encoding aconitase X catalytic domain-containing protein, whose amino-acid sequence MGIELTRVEEDMLLGKNGEACKVAMGVLLRLGNALGAREFVQVSSVQCMAHYGSLHDAGLEWLEKLGDMGGRCCVPATQDPASIPFEDWQEMGFDKVYADKQQRLAAAVKKLGEVLTWSCTPYAVGQVPRFGQNIAWAESSAVSYANSVIGARTNRTPAGMAICVALTGRVPKERMYLEENRAATVKVNIREAGDLTELDYNTIGIMLGKFAGTRIVAFDGIPESVSNDGLKYLGAAAASSGGVALYHVLGVTPEAFREDPFRGKKPAEEVTWTRRDIQAAQDALTTKNPGEVELVVAGCPHYSISELIKLADLAKGKKIKKGKEFWVYTPFETRNLAERMGLIDVFRESGVRILASNCLVISPFPRGYKTLMTDSAKFASYLPSEHNVELVYGSMADCVNTVME is encoded by the coding sequence ATGGGGATTGAACTAACGCGGGTGGAAGAAGACATGTTGCTTGGCAAGAACGGCGAAGCGTGCAAAGTGGCCATGGGCGTCCTGCTCCGGTTGGGCAACGCGCTGGGGGCGCGGGAGTTTGTCCAAGTTTCTTCGGTGCAGTGCATGGCGCATTATGGTTCTTTGCATGACGCCGGCTTGGAATGGCTGGAGAAGCTGGGCGATATGGGGGGGAGGTGCTGCGTGCCGGCAACGCAGGATCCGGCGTCCATTCCTTTTGAAGATTGGCAGGAGATGGGTTTTGACAAAGTTTACGCTGACAAGCAGCAACGATTGGCCGCTGCGGTAAAAAAGCTGGGCGAGGTACTCACTTGGAGCTGCACGCCTTACGCGGTGGGGCAGGTCCCCCGGTTTGGGCAGAATATAGCCTGGGCGGAGTCGTCGGCAGTCTCTTACGCTAATTCGGTAATTGGCGCGCGCACTAACAGGACGCCGGCCGGAATGGCGATCTGCGTCGCCCTGACCGGCCGCGTGCCGAAGGAACGCATGTATCTTGAAGAGAACCGGGCGGCCACCGTCAAGGTCAATATCCGGGAGGCGGGCGATTTGACCGAGCTTGATTACAATACTATCGGCATCATGCTGGGCAAGTTTGCCGGCACGCGGATCGTCGCCTTTGACGGCATACCGGAAAGCGTGAGCAACGACGGCCTCAAGTATCTTGGCGCCGCCGCCGCCAGCAGCGGCGGGGTCGCGCTGTATCATGTGCTTGGCGTGACGCCGGAAGCTTTTCGGGAAGACCCGTTCAGGGGCAAAAAGCCGGCGGAGGAAGTTACCTGGACGCGCCGCGACATTCAAGCCGCCCAAGATGCCCTGACGACCAAAAATCCCGGCGAAGTGGAACTGGTAGTGGCGGGGTGTCCGCATTACAGCATAAGCGAATTGATTAAGCTGGCTGACCTGGCAAAGGGCAAAAAGATCAAGAAAGGGAAAGAGTTTTGGGTCTATACTCCGTTTGAAACCAGAAACCTGGCGGAACGGATGGGGCTTATAGACGTTTTTCGGGAATCCGGCGTGCGGATACTGGCTTCAAATTGTTTGGTCATCAGCCCTTTTCCCCGCGGATACAAGACATTGATGACCGATTCGGCCAAATTTGCCAGTTATTTGCCGTCTGAGCACAACGTGGAACTGGTATACGGTTCAATGGCCGATTGCGTAAACACGGTCATGGAGTGA